A region of Chloracidobacterium sp. DNA encodes the following proteins:
- a CDS encoding sigma-70 family RNA polymerase sigma factor — protein MQEVTRLLKEITDGDGKAPEELLPIVYDELKKLASSYMRNEREGHTLQTTALVHEAYIRLVDWKNVSWQNRAHFFAVAAQLMRKTLVDYARSHRAEKRGSGIQKIVLDEAITFAAENDLDLLALDEALSMLEKIDPRQSRIIEMRFFGGLTIEETAEVMDLSAATITNEWTMARTWLYSRLKGND, from the coding sequence ATGCAGGAAGTTACGCGACTCTTAAAAGAGATAACCGATGGCGACGGAAAAGCGCCTGAGGAACTCTTGCCGATCGTTTACGACGAGTTAAAAAAACTCGCTAGCAGCTATATGCGAAACGAACGAGAAGGGCACACCTTGCAAACAACGGCACTTGTCCATGAGGCATACATTCGCTTGGTTGATTGGAAGAATGTGAGTTGGCAGAACCGGGCTCATTTTTTTGCAGTTGCGGCACAGTTAATGAGAAAGACCCTCGTCGATTACGCCCGCAGCCACCGGGCTGAAAAGCGAGGTTCCGGTATACAAAAGATCGTTCTTGACGAAGCCATCACATTCGCCGCTGAGAATGATCTCGATTTGCTAGCCCTAGACGAAGCACTTTCCATGTTGGAGAAGATCGATCCTCGGCAGAGTCGAATTATTGAAATGCGTTTCTTCGGTGGACTGACGATCGAAGAAACTGCCGAAGTTATGGACCTCTCCGCGGCAACCATAACTAACGAATGGACGATGGCACGCACCTGGCTTTACTCTCGGCTAAAAGGCAACGACTAA
- a CDS encoding VCBS repeat-containing protein — translation MNTRKRFATPYRAAITVAFILFGSCLLLFGWETPAKLQTESDQANVKHNEKPDTSREKGVGFPNISLADGIDLATNDGQATAPGKLLASADFDSDGTADLIVSDSGGNIRLYHGNPEANRSLLLNAQGLETPEPFSASTNAATLGMSPDYLEAGDFNADGKKDIIAAAIGSRTITLVAGFGSGTFSAPRTIALDGNITAFVVGEIGLADGQADVAVTVTNKKGAQMLVFEHPESAFKYKPEAFQLASPATQIAIGDLNGDHYSDIAVGGGTNLTVISERGQAYPWDVLKGSGIKRPAAIVERKQMPSTIEGLAIGNFSGERQKSLAILSGSNIFRLKPVQSATRTRAPYSAKTNTPQFLPVDVDAVNIGTLPEPVLDTSASDPGGALLVDGRASNDDKQKALLDRFTEKGKQYAALEPSEKARLASERAALASAKSEKAKEGFLKTISARPSNLAAWSLETLVTDARLSEGSVSAKRSLNSRTSSSGSDDLILAGATINIFTQPKDDNGVLRNEVVALESEFATQAVLPMRINGDAMDDLVVLHTGSGIPSVVQTDPTAVIIVNTVDDVGTPCDGVGDCSLRTAITQANGQPGSLIALLIPGAGVHTITPLSQLPVIRANGTRLAAPTDNTGAKLVEITGGQAGIADGIKIRASNCSVSDLAINNFQGFQDPNTGSTTGSNSITIESTALSPNASNNLIQSNYLGTDSTGTIAKNGGTGVLIFDADNNNIITNVMSGLTTGTLNGLGLDITAGNNNNIFGNLIGTTRNGNVRLQNGTGVFLSGSNNKFGGDGAGEGNVVSGNGTDRQPGNPNYPGCDGDGIIVAPLIDLVTGVLLTEFNTFKGNRLGTSADGLQPLGNCGKAIGTIPQTSTFIGSITQSGRNIISGNGLDAIYCGFPGSPYSEGGYCAIVGNNIGTDITGTVSIPNTQDNVHSGIGFITGTVLIVNSDTYSYFGSPGGTTLGGSCTGFCNLLSGQYTTTHFAQGNALLRFGWGTVGAFNNFIGTDLTGTQSLPNIIGIGMGGALYDPTTSYIGGYGSDGNGGYVFGGNLLSGNVGSGANCGAYTFGFANCNVYNNLIGTDTTGTNILANAEFAEAAFIVTNGFGSLAIGGNEPPARNVISGNHNSGIGLRNFGGDLLISNNYIGVNKVGAPLGNEANGIFDYFGGAKIGGSPADANIIAHNNGAGVFLTSPYNDLGFIPVGVNISQNHIHDNGGLGIDLQRTGTSTTGDGPNPNDCQDADVGPNDLQNFPILFTPIFNGNGTVTVDGALGSNPGRTYRIDFYSNGAAGPSGSGEGENYIGSQNVTTNGNGGGSFTFTSTVTVPNGAAITGTATDSFGSTSEFSCLAGGACTLGLTRDEFLSSPTVSCAQPIIVNVTGDEPDADTTDGFCDVDTSNSGLQCTLRAAIEEANARPGFDTIEFNIPGSGVQTISPASQLPDITQPVSIRGESQPGYPGTPIIEISGINAGSSFGIVFAAGSDGSRLGGVTVNRFFGSGVYLFGNRITVYGSYLGINPDGLTIDIAHPQPAGVVVQGSGNHIGDSGSSPDNLISGNNVGILISTGGTNEVTGNYIGTDKNGNLIQNNGAPYGGNGVGIIIAGSNNNTIGGSDASHRGNVISGNLSDGVAITENSTGNRVIGNLVGTDPNGAMSVHNGRNGVVLVTGATGNTVGGLGAARNVISGQDLQTDPNVVPTGVLVDASAGVGNSILGNVIGLSSDQHTAIPNIVGVVVNAGNTSVGSLTAPNVIAGNIRVGITAGTAAAFLSGVSITGNRIGINQSDETFPNTLGIALVGDIQLSQIKDNAISGQTAGVGLLIGIGATNNTVARNKIGTDANGFAARPNGMGIAIVGASQNSIIGNLVSGNTTFGISISGNQPAQMQAFKDLLPDSPTGVLPAMDNKVQNNLIGTNVDGTSPIGNGLGGIALLDKAQNNLIGGSASGHQGNVISGNINPDPTTGYGVFIGSRNANPSVYDLPSTNKVQGNRIGLKKSVDEVLGNTNAIYLFHATNNIIGGDTADLANIIGGSTGDGVVIKGNDTMGNIVKNNLIGTTDQAIPVPNQGNGITLRDDASQTEITENTISGNNGNGIQMLNLENPAPLHRETGILSFMAKIQKNSIGIVKLPGGNSLPLGNLNGILASTSRDIYIGNLPSESAANLGNTISGNRNDAVWIKLRGTSNAIYRLQKNIIGGIDTPTPGFGNAGNGIKVEEDPNYPRPNTRQDKPSAPLVDAPVQVIENTMVSNGANGVFVDGIGNPVGCTNSSALPPSNPEVQFSGNLISLQNAVSGLPVRLANAQSGILLNNANGIVIGKPTDNLRNIVSGSVGSGIKILGESTVNAIKKTIIGTIPGGGSGFGNGGGGILVTGGARLTEIGGTEPDAGNIIAENTGPGVWIDPAAGGCNLIDPNSIYGNSGLGIDIGPLGHNPNDSVDADEGPNRLQNYPEISQYSIDGSGHLNVTYFVDSVPGFSNYGPIGLYVEFFKADISGQGETFLNSDYFSVLDFTNGGKTVDLGDATVLGFTVGDLLTSSVTDANGNTSEFFPTGVLTTPTPTTTSTNTPTNVPTDTPTSTPTATPTVPPSITGTVTYGNAIGSPSQRFVANVLLSGAGSISVSALTTFPSGAYSLSGFGGGAYTITPSKTGGANAAISSFDAAKVAQHVVGPPFPYLGGSQLVVADVSGNSEISSFDAAEIAHYVVSNTPVGASGTWKFSPTSNFHASIISSITGEDYTALLFGDVSGNWDDPTSLPGGRPAMQGGPERNIGVTAPNMATTAKHEIIIPIQVDGIANKGIIAYEFDLRYDPLVLKPQTNTVDLVGSVSRGMTAVFNTNEPGLLKVAVYGPMPITGNGVLLNLRFMAVGVPGSSSPLIWQRLMFNEGDPILPAIGGQVEISSLRQIRAR, via the coding sequence ATGAACACCCGAAAACGATTTGCCACACCCTATCGAGCTGCGATCACGGTTGCTTTCATTCTATTTGGTTCCTGCCTGCTGCTATTTGGATGGGAAACACCGGCAAAACTCCAAACTGAGAGCGATCAGGCAAATGTCAAACATAATGAAAAGCCCGATACTTCTCGTGAGAAAGGCGTTGGGTTTCCAAACATAAGCCTTGCCGATGGAATTGATCTGGCAACAAATGACGGACAAGCCACCGCTCCCGGAAAACTGCTCGCATCGGCGGATTTTGATTCTGACGGCACAGCGGACCTAATCGTCTCGGATTCGGGCGGAAATATTCGACTGTATCACGGCAACCCTGAAGCAAATCGGTCGCTCCTGTTAAATGCTCAAGGCCTCGAAACACCAGAGCCGTTTTCGGCATCGACTAACGCGGCGACGCTCGGCATGTCGCCGGATTATCTGGAAGCAGGTGATTTCAACGCCGACGGCAAAAAAGACATCATTGCCGCCGCAATTGGTTCGAGGACGATTACGCTCGTTGCCGGTTTTGGAAGCGGAACATTCTCAGCTCCAAGGACGATCGCATTGGACGGCAACATAACTGCCTTTGTGGTCGGCGAGATAGGGCTAGCGGACGGCCAGGCCGATGTTGCGGTTACTGTGACAAATAAAAAAGGCGCTCAAATGTTAGTTTTCGAGCATCCTGAGAGCGCCTTCAAATATAAACCTGAGGCGTTTCAGCTTGCGTCTCCGGCGACTCAGATCGCTATAGGCGACCTTAACGGCGATCACTATTCGGACATCGCCGTCGGCGGCGGAACGAACTTAACTGTGATCAGCGAACGCGGCCAAGCTTATCCTTGGGACGTTCTAAAAGGATCGGGAATCAAACGTCCGGCGGCCATCGTCGAGCGTAAACAAATGCCTTCGACCATTGAAGGCCTGGCGATAGGTAACTTTAGCGGCGAGAGACAAAAGTCGCTCGCGATTCTTTCCGGCAGCAATATTTTTCGGCTGAAACCAGTCCAATCAGCAACTCGCACTCGCGCTCCTTATTCGGCCAAAACCAATACGCCGCAATTCCTGCCAGTTGACGTTGACGCAGTAAATATAGGAACGCTGCCCGAACCGGTCCTTGACACTTCAGCCTCTGATCCGGGCGGTGCGTTGCTCGTCGACGGCAGGGCGTCGAACGATGACAAGCAAAAGGCTCTCCTCGATCGATTTACGGAAAAGGGCAAGCAATATGCGGCTCTTGAACCATCAGAAAAGGCGCGCTTGGCATCGGAACGCGCCGCATTGGCAAGTGCAAAAAGCGAAAAAGCAAAAGAAGGCTTTCTCAAAACTATTTCGGCCCGCCCATCGAACCTCGCGGCGTGGAGTCTTGAGACTTTGGTCACAGACGCAAGGCTCAGTGAAGGTTCAGTCTCAGCAAAAAGATCATTAAATTCACGCACCTCTTCGAGCGGCAGCGATGATCTGATCCTTGCAGGAGCGACGATCAATATCTTCACTCAACCAAAAGATGACAACGGCGTGCTGCGTAACGAGGTCGTCGCACTCGAAAGTGAATTTGCCACGCAAGCCGTCTTACCGATGCGGATCAACGGCGACGCAATGGACGACCTTGTTGTTTTGCATACCGGATCAGGTATTCCCAGCGTTGTACAGACTGATCCGACTGCTGTCATCATCGTGAACACAGTTGATGATGTCGGTACGCCGTGTGATGGAGTTGGCGATTGTTCGCTGCGGACCGCGATCACACAGGCGAACGGCCAACCCGGTTCTTTGATCGCTCTGTTAATACCGGGGGCGGGAGTTCATACCATTACGCCTTTGTCGCAGCTTCCGGTCATAAGGGCAAACGGCACGCGTCTCGCCGCCCCGACCGATAATACAGGAGCGAAACTGGTTGAGATCACCGGCGGCCAGGCTGGAATCGCGGACGGTATCAAAATCAGGGCGAGCAATTGCTCGGTCTCCGATCTTGCAATAAATAATTTTCAGGGATTCCAGGACCCTAATACGGGCAGCACCACGGGATCGAACTCGATTACCATCGAAAGCACTGCCTTGTCACCAAACGCAAGCAACAATCTTATACAAAGCAATTATCTGGGAACTGACTCGACCGGAACTATTGCCAAAAATGGCGGCACGGGTGTTCTTATTTTTGATGCGGATAATAACAACATTATCACAAACGTGATGTCTGGCCTCACTACCGGTACTTTAAACGGCCTCGGCCTCGATATTACGGCCGGAAATAATAACAATATCTTTGGAAATTTGATCGGCACCACGCGAAATGGCAATGTGCGCCTTCAAAATGGTACAGGCGTGTTCCTGTCGGGATCGAATAATAAATTTGGCGGCGACGGAGCTGGCGAAGGCAATGTCGTTTCCGGCAACGGTACAGATCGTCAGCCGGGCAATCCAAATTATCCCGGCTGCGATGGCGACGGAATAATTGTTGCTCCTCTGATCGATCTTGTTACCGGCGTACTGCTTACGGAATTTAATACGTTCAAGGGCAACCGGCTCGGAACTAGTGCCGACGGCTTGCAGCCACTTGGCAATTGCGGCAAGGCGATCGGAACCATCCCGCAAACGTCAACGTTCATCGGCTCGATCACGCAATCCGGACGGAATATCATCTCCGGCAACGGCCTCGACGCGATCTATTGCGGCTTTCCCGGATCGCCTTACAGCGAAGGCGGCTATTGTGCCATCGTCGGCAACAACATCGGCACGGACATCACCGGAACAGTCTCGATACCAAATACACAGGACAATGTACATTCCGGCATAGGCTTCATAACCGGCACCGTTTTAATCGTCAACTCTGACACTTATTCATATTTCGGCTCTCCGGGCGGGACGACGCTGGGTGGTAGCTGTACCGGTTTCTGCAATTTGCTATCGGGCCAATATACCACCACGCATTTTGCCCAGGGCAATGCTTTACTTAGATTTGGCTGGGGAACTGTCGGGGCATTTAACAATTTTATCGGCACTGATCTCACCGGAACTCAATCACTGCCAAATATCATTGGCATTGGCATGGGCGGAGCTCTCTACGACCCGACTACTTCGTATATCGGCGGCTATGGATCGGACGGGAACGGCGGATATGTATTCGGCGGGAATCTTCTCTCTGGCAATGTCGGTTCCGGCGCCAATTGCGGAGCTTACACATTTGGCTTCGCAAACTGCAACGTATATAACAATCTGATCGGAACGGACACGACGGGAACCAATATTTTGGCTAATGCCGAGTTTGCCGAGGCGGCATTCATTGTCACAAACGGATTCGGCAGCCTTGCGATCGGCGGCAATGAGCCTCCGGCGCGAAACGTTATCTCAGGCAATCACAATTCGGGCATCGGACTGCGCAATTTTGGCGGCGACCTGCTCATCTCAAACAATTATATCGGCGTCAATAAAGTCGGCGCGCCGCTTGGCAATGAGGCAAACGGCATATTCGACTATTTCGGCGGCGCCAAGATCGGCGGCTCACCGGCTGATGCAAATATCATTGCCCACAACAACGGTGCAGGCGTGTTTCTGACCAGCCCTTACAATGACCTAGGTTTCATCCCAGTCGGCGTGAATATCAGTCAAAACCACATTCACGACAATGGCGGACTAGGTATTGACCTTCAACGAACCGGAACAAGCACGACCGGCGACGGGCCAAATCCGAACGACTGTCAGGACGCAGATGTCGGGCCTAACGACCTGCAGAATTTCCCGATACTTTTTACACCTATATTTAACGGCAATGGTACCGTCACAGTTGACGGCGCACTAGGCAGCAACCCGGGTCGTACATATCGGATCGATTTCTATTCAAACGGAGCCGCTGGCCCGAGCGGCAGCGGCGAAGGCGAGAACTACATCGGCTCGCAAAACGTCACGACCAACGGCAACGGCGGTGGTTCGTTTACATTTACATCGACCGTTACGGTGCCAAACGGAGCCGCTATCACCGGCACTGCAACTGACAGCTTTGGCAGCACCTCGGAGTTTTCATGCCTCGCAGGCGGCGCATGTACGCTTGGGTTGACGCGTGATGAGTTTCTATCTTCGCCGACGGTGTCTTGCGCCCAGCCGATCATCGTAAACGTCACCGGCGACGAACCTGATGCCGACACTACAGATGGTTTTTGCGATGTCGATACAAGCAACAGCGGCCTGCAATGCACACTTCGAGCAGCGATCGAGGAGGCAAACGCCCGACCGGGCTTTGACACCATTGAGTTCAATATACCTGGCAGCGGTGTACAAACTATTTCACCGGCAAGCCAGTTACCTGATATAACACAGCCTGTTTCGATCCGAGGAGAATCACAGCCCGGGTATCCAGGCACGCCGATCATAGAGATAAGTGGTATAAATGCCGGGAGTTCTTTCGGAATTGTGTTTGCCGCGGGAAGCGACGGTTCAAGACTTGGCGGCGTTACCGTGAATCGTTTTTTCGGCTCAGGAGTTTACCTGTTTGGCAATAGGATTACCGTTTATGGCTCTTATCTTGGCATCAATCCCGACGGATTAACGATTGATATTGCACATCCACAACCCGCTGGCGTAGTTGTCCAAGGTTCGGGCAATCATATCGGGGACAGCGGCTCGTCGCCGGACAATTTGATATCAGGAAATAATGTCGGCATTTTAATCTCCACTGGCGGGACAAATGAGGTTACCGGAAACTACATCGGAACTGACAAGAATGGCAACCTCATCCAAAATAATGGCGCCCCTTACGGCGGGAACGGTGTCGGTATAATTATCGCGGGATCGAACAATAACACGATTGGAGGCAGTGATGCTTCTCACAGGGGTAATGTTATTTCCGGCAATTTAAGCGATGGCGTTGCGATCACTGAGAATTCAACCGGCAATCGTGTAATTGGAAACCTTGTAGGAACTGACCCAAATGGAGCCATGTCTGTACATAACGGACGAAATGGAGTTGTGCTTGTGACCGGTGCAACAGGTAATACTGTGGGCGGCCTCGGAGCGGCACGAAATGTTATCTCCGGCCAAGATCTACAAACGGATCCGAATGTAGTCCCGACGGGAGTTCTAGTTGATGCGTCAGCGGGTGTTGGCAATAGCATCCTGGGAAATGTAATCGGCCTTTCGAGCGACCAGCATACAGCAATTCCAAATATAGTAGGTGTCGTGGTTAATGCCGGCAACACCTCCGTCGGCAGCTTGACCGCCCCCAATGTGATCGCCGGAAACATTCGAGTAGGCATAACTGCCGGCACTGCGGCAGCTTTTCTCTCAGGTGTATCAATAACAGGAAACAGAATAGGGATAAACCAAAGTGACGAAACGTTCCCTAACACCTTGGGTATTGCTCTAGTCGGTGATATTCAATTGTCCCAAATAAAAGACAATGCTATCTCCGGTCAAACTGCAGGGGTTGGACTTTTGATCGGAATTGGTGCGACGAATAATACTGTAGCCCGAAATAAAATAGGAACGGACGCAAACGGATTTGCGGCTCGGCCAAATGGAATGGGTATTGCGATTGTGGGTGCGAGCCAAAACAGCATAATTGGTAATCTTGTTTCAGGAAATACCACATTCGGTATTTCTATAAGCGGTAATCAACCTGCTCAGATGCAGGCTTTCAAGGACTTGCTGCCTGATAGTCCGACAGGTGTTTTGCCGGCTATGGATAATAAGGTCCAAAATAATTTGATAGGAACTAACGTCGACGGCACATCTCCTATTGGCAACGGTCTGGGCGGCATTGCCTTGCTCGATAAGGCCCAAAACAATCTAATCGGCGGAAGTGCGAGTGGCCATCAGGGTAATGTCATTTCCGGGAATATCAATCCAGATCCTACAACTGGATACGGAGTTTTTATCGGAAGTAGAAATGCCAATCCGTCCGTTTACGACCTTCCGTCCACCAACAAAGTTCAAGGAAACAGGATCGGTCTCAAAAAGTCGGTTGATGAAGTTTTGGGTAATACAAATGCGATCTATCTTTTCCATGCGACAAACAACATCATCGGTGGCGACACGGCGGACCTCGCCAACATTATCGGCGGCAGCACCGGCGACGGAGTTGTCATAAAAGGCAACGACACCATGGGGAATATTGTCAAAAACAACCTGATCGGCACCACTGACCAGGCGATTCCCGTGCCGAATCAGGGAAACGGCATCACGTTGAGAGACGATGCATCACAAACGGAAATCACCGAAAACACCATAAGCGGAAATAATGGCAACGGCATCCAGATGCTCAATCTTGAAAATCCTGCACCACTTCACAGAGAAACAGGTATTTTGTCATTCATGGCAAAGATTCAGAAAAATTCGATCGGCATCGTCAAACTGCCGGGAGGAAACTCCTTACCGCTTGGTAATTTGAACGGAATATTGGCATCAACCTCAAGGGACATTTATATTGGCAATCTGCCTTCTGAGTCCGCGGCCAACCTGGGCAACACCATCTCAGGCAATCGCAACGATGCCGTCTGGATCAAATTACGGGGGACAAGCAATGCGATCTATCGCCTTCAAAAAAATATCATCGGCGGCATCGACACTCCAACGCCCGGCTTTGGCAATGCAGGTAACGGCATAAAGGTCGAAGAAGATCCAAATTATCCACGCCCAAATACACGGCAAGACAAGCCATCCGCACCTTTGGTTGATGCTCCCGTGCAGGTGATTGAAAATACGATGGTTTCCAATGGAGCGAACGGTGTCTTTGTCGATGGTATCGGCAATCCTGTGGGCTGCACAAACAGCTCTGCCCTTCCGCCATCAAACCCCGAAGTTCAATTTAGTGGCAATCTTATCTCGTTACAAAACGCGGTGTCTGGACTGCCGGTGAGACTTGCAAATGCCCAGTCGGGCATACTGCTGAATAACGCAAATGGAATTGTCATTGGCAAGCCAACCGATAATTTGCGAAATATAGTGTCCGGCAGCGTCGGCTCAGGCATAAAGATCTTAGGTGAGTCAACAGTTAACGCCATAAAGAAAACCATCATAGGGACCATTCCCGGCGGCGGTAGCGGCTTTGGCAACGGCGGCGGCGGGATTCTGGTAACCGGCGGAGCACGCCTTACCGAGATCGGCGGCACTGAGCCGGATGCGGGCAATATCATTGCGGAAAACACCGGTCCGGGCGTCTGGATCGATCCGGCCGCAGGCGGATGTAATCTTATCGATCCCAATTCTATATATGGAAATTCCGGCCTTGGTATCGACATCGGCCCGCTCGGCCACAACCCCAATGACAGCGTGGACGCCGACGAAGGGCCAAACCGCCTCCAGAACTATCCCGAGATTTCCCAGTATTCGATAGATGGGAGCGGCCACCTGAACGTGACGTACTTTGTCGATTCGGTTCCGGGATTCTCGAACTATGGCCCAATTGGGTTATACGTTGAATTTTTCAAAGCGGACATCTCAGGTCAGGGCGAGACTTTTCTCAACTCGGACTATTTTTCTGTTCTAGACTTCACCAACGGCGGAAAGACTGTTGATCTTGGAGACGCAACTGTCCTTGGCTTTACCGTAGGCGATCTGCTGACCTCGAGTGTAACTGACGCGAACGGGAATACTTCGGAGTTTTTCCCGACCGGTGTCTTAACCACTCCGACACCAACGACAACGTCGACGAACACGCCGACAAATGTACCAACAGACACGCCAACAAGTACACCGACGGCAACGCCGACCGTTCCGCCTTCGATCACCGGGACGGTCACATACGGCAACGCTATCGGCTCGCCTTCGCAGCGTTTTGTTGCGAACGTGCTGCTGAGCGGGGCCGGTTCGATTTCAGTCTCTGCTTTGACCACTTTTCCAAGCGGAGCTTATTCGCTCAGCGGATTCGGCGGTGGTGCTTACACGATCACGCCGTCCAAAACTGGCGGAGCAAATGCTGCCATAAGCTCATTCGATGCAGCGAAAGTGGCTCAACATGTCGTCGGGCCGCCATTCCCGTATTTAGGCGGCAGCCAGTTGGTTGTGGCCGATGTCAGCGGAAACAGCGAAATATCGTCTTTCGATGCGGCAGAGATCGCACATTATGTTGTTTCAAACACACCGGTTGGCGCATCAGGAACCTGGAAGTTCAGCCCCACGAGCAATTTCCATGCATCAATTATCAGCAGCATCACGGGTGAAGACTACACTGCACTGCTTTTCGGCGATGTTTCCGGGAACTGGGATGATCCCACTTCTTTGCCCGGCGGTCGTCCGGCGATGCAGGGCGGGCCGGAGAGAAATATAGGTGTTACGGCACCAAATATGGCAACAACGGCTAAGCACGAGATCATAATACCGATCCAGGTAGACGGAATAGCAAACAAAGGGATCATAGCCTATGAGTTCGATCTAAGATACGATCCTCTCGTGTTAAAACCTCAGACGAATACGGTAGATCTGGTCGGATCTGTCAGCCGTGGCATGACGGCCGTCTTCAACACGAATGAACCGGGGCTTTTGAAAGTCGCTGTTTACGGCCCAATGCCGATCACCGGCAACGGCGTACTTCTAAATCTCAGATTCATGGCAGTCGGAGTACCGGGTTCGTCATCGCCCTTGATATGGCAGAGGCTTATGTTCAATGAAGGGGATCCGATTCTGCCAGCAATAGGAGGACAGGTAGAGATCTCCTCTCTCCGGCAGATCAGGGCTAGATAA
- the hutH gene encoding histidine ammonia-lyase: protein MTTEIIIDGESLTFEQVIAVAYGKPGEPRVALSDTAKASVNRSADAVQTLLDRGEIAYGITTGFGAFKDKIISREEVETLQRNIVLSHAVGVGRPFDIPTVRAIMLIRANTLARGFSGIKLSTLELILEFLNRGVHPIIPEKGSLGASGDLAPLAHFACVLIGEGEAEYNGETLNGRDALAKADLAPITLAAKEGLALTNGTTVMTAVGILETTKARKLAALADVSGCLSLEALNGTVSAFDERIHALRPHPRQIECAANLRKILTESEFVRDFDPANVQDAYTLRCMPQVHGACRDAVLYAEWLLKLELNAVTDNPLIFVDDADKIEVISGGNFHGEPLALAFDYLAIALTEFGNISERRIMRLTDEASNSHILPPFLTEHGGINSGFMIVQYTAAALCTENKILAHPASVDTIPSSANVEDHVSMGATAALKLRTVAENLETILSLETFCAAQGVDFRKKVIGSDKNLGVGTRLLYNNIRAKVPFIETDVYMKPHIESVIEVIREFSPV, encoded by the coding sequence ATGACCACCGAGATCATCATTGACGGCGAAAGCCTCACATTTGAACAAGTTATCGCTGTTGCCTACGGAAAACCAGGTGAACCGCGTGTCGCGTTGTCCGATACAGCGAAAGCAAGCGTCAATCGCTCTGCCGATGCGGTGCAAACCCTGCTTGACCGTGGCGAGATCGCGTACGGCATTACGACGGGTTTTGGTGCGTTCAAGGACAAGATCATCAGCCGCGAAGAGGTCGAAACGCTTCAGCGAAACATCGTTTTAAGCCACGCTGTCGGCGTCGGAAGGCCGTTTGATATTCCGACTGTTCGGGCGATAATGCTGATCCGTGCAAATACGCTTGCTCGCGGGTTTTCCGGTATTAAACTTTCAACGCTTGAACTCATTCTCGAATTTCTCAATCGCGGCGTCCATCCGATCATTCCTGAAAAGGGAAGTCTCGGGGCCAGCGGCGATCTTGCGCCGCTCGCTCATTTTGCCTGCGTTCTTATCGGCGAAGGCGAAGCTGAATACAACGGCGAAACGCTCAATGGCCGTGACGCTCTCGCAAAAGCAGATCTTGCCCCTATCACACTGGCAGCCAAAGAAGGCCTTGCACTAACAAACGGCACGACTGTGATGACAGCGGTCGGAATTCTTGAAACCACAAAAGCCCGAAAACTTGCAGCACTGGCCGACGTGAGCGGCTGCCTGAGCCTCGAAGCTTTGAACGGAACGGTATCAGCGTTTGACGAACGCATCCACGCTCTCAGGCCGCATCCGCGTCAGATCGAATGTGCCGCAAATCTCCGCAAAATATTGACCGAGAGTGAATTCGTGCGCGATTTCGATCCGGCAAATGTACAGGACGCCTACACGCTGCGATGTATGCCACAGGTTCATGGAGCGTGTCGCGACGCAGTGCTTTATGCCGAATGGCTATTGAAACTTGAGCTAAACGCCGTCACCGATAATCCGCTCATCTTTGTCGATGACGCCGACAAGATAGAAGTCATCAGCGGCGGCAATTTTCACGGCGAACCACTCGCACTCGCATTTGATTATCTCGCGATCGCGTTGACAGAATTTGGAAACATCTCCGAACGCCGCATCATGCGTCTAACGGATGAGGCATCGAACTCACATATTTTACCGCCGTTTCTTACCGAACACGGCGGGATCAACTCCGGCTTTATGATCGTTCAATACACGGCAGCGGCCCTTTGCACCGAAAATAAGATCCTTGCACATCCGGCGAGCGTCGATACTATCCCGAGTTCGGCGAATGTCGAGGATCATGTTTCGATGGGTGCGACCGCGGCGCTGAAATTAAGAACTGTGGCAGAAAATCTCGAAACGATCCTTTCACTCGAAACATTTTGTGCGGCACAAGGCGTTGATTTTCGTAAAAAAGTGATTGGGTCTGACAAGAATTTGGGTGTCGGAACGAGACTGCTTTATAACAATATCCGCGCAAAGGTCCCGTTCATCGAAACTGACGTATATATGAAACCTCACATCGAATCTGTGATCGAAGTGATCCGTGAATTTTCGCCTGTATAG